The Nostoc sp. 'Lobaria pulmonaria (5183) cyanobiont' genome window below encodes:
- a CDS encoding LOG family protein, whose amino-acid sequence MTSSASFDTLESLQADIADLLVRLPTLKNRQFILQALTTIIRLADTEIERLDWKILSSALADMERGFQLFYDYRHVRKVTIFGSARLAPDRPEYLMALEFARAISQLGFMVMTGGGGGIMQAGHEGAGRENSFGLNIKLPFEQQANPFIEGDPKLINFKYFFTRKLFLLKESDAVALFPGGFGTQDEAFECMTLSQTGKFGPVPLVLIDRPGGDYWRSWSEYIDKQLVQNGLVNPEDPSLYTVTDNLDVACDAITRFYQVYHSCRYVSDKLVIRLKTDISDALLEQLNADFSDIIIQGRIEKSQALPQEAQDETVGLPRLILYFNQRDLGRLYQMIATINQMGTPSPEDAAHPERK is encoded by the coding sequence CTCATCTGCGTCGTTTGACACATTAGAGTCTTTACAGGCGGATATCGCTGACTTGCTCGTTCGTTTACCGACATTAAAAAATCGGCAATTTATTCTGCAAGCACTTACTACTATTATTCGTCTAGCTGATACCGAAATTGAGCGTCTCGATTGGAAAATATTATCGTCTGCATTAGCAGATATGGAGCGCGGTTTCCAGCTTTTTTATGATTACCGACACGTTCGCAAAGTCACCATCTTTGGTTCTGCTCGTCTAGCTCCAGATAGGCCAGAATACTTAATGGCCCTTGAGTTTGCTCGTGCTATTTCTCAATTAGGATTTATGGTGATGACTGGTGGTGGTGGTGGAATCATGCAAGCGGGTCATGAAGGTGCTGGGCGAGAAAATTCCTTTGGATTAAACATTAAGTTACCCTTTGAACAGCAAGCAAACCCTTTTATAGAGGGCGATCCCAAGCTAATTAACTTCAAATATTTCTTTACCCGCAAGCTGTTTCTCCTCAAAGAAAGTGATGCTGTAGCCTTGTTTCCGGGAGGCTTTGGCACTCAAGATGAAGCTTTTGAATGTATGACATTAAGCCAAACTGGTAAATTTGGGCCAGTACCTTTAGTTTTAATCGATCGCCCTGGTGGTGATTACTGGCGCTCTTGGAGCGAATATATTGATAAGCAATTAGTGCAAAATGGTCTTGTCAATCCTGAAGACCCCAGCCTTTACACGGTGACAGATAACCTGGATGTGGCTTGTGACGCTATCACCCGTTTTTACCAGGTTTATCATTCCTGCCGCTATGTAAGCGATAAGTTGGTCATCCGCCTGAAGACGGATATATCAGACGCTCTTTTAGAACAACTCAATGCTGATTTTAGCGACATTATTATTCAAGGAAGAATTGAAAAAAGTCAGGCATTACCTCAAGAAGCACAAGATGAAACTGTTGGACTACCTCGCCTCATTTTGTACTTCAATCAACGTGACTTAGGGCGCTTGTATCAGATGATTGCCACAATTAACCAGATGGGTACTCCCTCACCAGAGGATGCAGCACATCCAGAAAGAAAGTAG